From Bradyrhizobium sp. AZCC 1610:
ACCGAATTGCTGCACATCTTCCTTTCCAACGCGCCCGGCGACATCAAATACGGCTGCTCCGGCCGCCCGGTGCCGGGCTACAAGGTGCGGCTGGTCAATGAGGCAGGCGGCGACGTGCCCGATGGCGAGGTCGGCGAACTGCTGGTGGATGCGCCCTCGGCCGGCGAGGGCTACTGGAACCAGCGCAGCAAGAGCCGTTCGACCTTCGAAGGCCACTGGACCCGCACCGGCGACAAATATATTCGCGACGCCGATGGTCGCTACACCTTCTGCGGCCGCAGCGACGACATGTTCAAGGTCTCCGGCATCTGGGTCTCGCCGTTCGAGGTCGAGAGCGCGCTGATCACCCACCCGGCCGTGCTTGAGGCCGCCGTCGTGCCCGAGGCCGATCCGGAAGGATTGCTGAAGCCGAAAGCCTTCGTCGTGCTGCGCGCCGATGCCAAGACCGACGGTCTGCATGAGGCGCTGAAGGAGCACGTCAAGCAGAAGATCGGCCCGTGGAAATATCCGCGCTGGATCGACGTGGTGGACAGCCTGCCGAAGACGGCGACGGGGAAGATTCAACGGTTCAAGTTGCGGGATGGTGCGTAGTCGTAGAAGGAAGCACGATCTCTCAACGAGTCGTCCCCGCCTTGTGCGCAATTGCGCACTTGGCGCGGGGACCCATAACCACCGTCCGTCATTGTTGAAGGAAGGCGTCGGCGAACCTGCCTCTACGAGAGGCCGCGGAGTATGGGTCCCGGCTCCTGATGCGCAATTGCGCATATGGGCCGGGACGACGGCGGTGAGGATGCAACGTCGTGATCAGTCTCAGAGAGTCAATAGCATGACAACCCTAACCCCCTCAGGCTTCCTGACCATCGGCGCCTCCCATCTCGAATACCGCATGATCGGCCCGTCGCCCGAGGCGGCGCCGACCATCGTGGTGCTGCATGAGGGGCTCGGATCGACCGGGCTGTGGGGCGACTTTCCGGATCAGCTTCAGGCCGCGACCGGCGCGGGCGTGTTCGTCTATTCGCGCGCTGGCTACGGTGCATCGACACCGGTGAAACTGCCGCGGCCGCTCGACTACATGCATGTCGAGGCGCTCGACGTATTGCCAAAACTGCTCGACAAGATCGGCTTTCGCCGCGGCCTCCTGCTCGGACATTCCGACGGCGCTTCGATCGCTACGATCTATACAGGCTCGCATCAGGATCACCGCGTCCAGGGCCTCGCGTTGATCGCCCCGCATTTCATCGTCGAGGATATTTCGGTGGCCTCGATTGCGCAGATAAGAAACGCCTACGAGACCACGAACCTGAAGGGAAAGCTGTCGCGCTGGCACCGGGATGTCGATAACGCCTTCTATGGCTGGAACGGCGCCTGGCTCGATCCTGATTTCCGCAACTGGGACATTTCCGAATACCTCGCCTATATCCGCGTACCGGTGGCGATCCTGCAGGGTGTGGACGACCAGTATGGGACCATGCGCCAGGTCGAGATCGCGCAGGAAGAGTGCTACTGTCCGGTCGATGTGACTGTCGTTCCGGGAGCGGGACATCAGCCGCACCGTGAAGCCCCGGGGGCGACGCTGGATGCGATTTCGGAATTCGCAAATGCGGTGTTGCACGTCG
This genomic window contains:
- a CDS encoding alpha/beta fold hydrolase; protein product: MTTLTPSGFLTIGASHLEYRMIGPSPEAAPTIVVLHEGLGSTGLWGDFPDQLQAATGAGVFVYSRAGYGASTPVKLPRPLDYMHVEALDVLPKLLDKIGFRRGLLLGHSDGASIATIYTGSHQDHRVQGLALIAPHFIVEDISVASIAQIRNAYETTNLKGKLSRWHRDVDNAFYGWNGAWLDPDFRNWDISEYLAYIRVPVAILQGVDDQYGTMRQVEIAQEECYCPVDVTVVPGAGHQPHREAPGATLDAISEFANAVLHVDDGSHGRAA